A genomic stretch from Aedes albopictus strain Foshan chromosome 2, AalbF5, whole genome shotgun sequence includes:
- the LOC134286034 gene encoding uncharacterized protein LOC134286034 codes for MGSKLSPLLANLFLSDFEDGLEKERCFPRVWRRYVDDVFAVVKERYLSQTLELLNSRHRTIKFTVEQEAEGKLPFLDLMISRREDNKLKFGIYRKPTSTDRYITSDSNHFGAQQKAAFHSMAHRLYNIPMERDDFVEERNRIHKAAELNGYEREFVDKILRKHERQKHRSNATTLRPEKTDVKRISLPFYPKLTNPIQRALNHHGFQVVYKSSNTLKDALCNLKDRVPADEKSGVYQIPCQNCPAVYIGQTRRKFKTRLREHKNAVEHGRTCDSSVAMHATTLGHTVDWEQAKLLKNVRKVTQLNAWESMYIATADRPLMNEDDAPISSSLFHLTKLRIQ; via the coding sequence ATGGGGAGCAAACTCTCTCCACTCCTGGCGAACCTCTTTTTGAGTGACTTCGAAGATGGATTAGAGAAAGAAAGGTGTTTTCCTCGAGTCTGGAGACGCTATGTTGACGATGTCTTCGCAGTAGTCAAAGAGCGGTATTTGTCGCAGACGCTTGAACTACTGAATTCACGACATAGAACCATCAAGTTTACGGTAGAGCAAGAAGCAGAGGGTAAACTGCCCTTCCTTGACTTGATGATCTCGAGGAGGGAAGATAATAAACTGAAGTTTGGAATATATCGAAAACCAACCTCCACGGATCGGTATATAACATCAGACTCCAATCACTTCGGAGCCCAGCAAAAAGCAGCTTTCCACTCCATGGCCCATCGTCTCTACAACATTCCCATGGAAAGAGATGATTTTGTCGAGGAGAGGAACAGGATCCACAAAGCTGCTGAGTTGAATGGGTACGAAAGAGAGTTTGTGGACAAAATTTTAAGAAAGCACGAGAGGCAGAAACACAGGAGTAATGCTACGACACTGCGGCCAGAAAAGACGGATGTGAAAAGGATTAGCCTTCCCTTTTACCCAAAGCTGACCAACCCAATCCAAAGGGCCCTCAACCATCACGGATTTCAGGTGGTATACAAGAGTAGCAACACCTTGAAGGATGCGTTGTGCAATCTGAAAGACAGAGTCCCAGCCGACGAAAAATCCGGAGTTTACCAGATACCGTGCCAAAACTGCCCAGCGGTATACATTGGGCAAACACGCCGTAAGTTTAAAACTCGTCTACGCGAACACAAGAACGCGGTGGAACATGGAAGGACTTGTGATTCGAGTGTGGCAATGCACGCCACGACGCTGGGACATACTGTAGATTGGGAGCAAGCGAAACTGCTTAAAAATGTCCGAAAAGTTACACAACTGAACGCATGGGAATCCATGTATATAGCTACTGCCGACCGCCCATTAATGAATGAAGACGATGCCCCAATTTCGTCCTCCCTTTTCCACTTGACCAAGCTGAGAATTCAGTAA